A genomic region of Acinetobacter wuhouensis contains the following coding sequences:
- a CDS encoding YybH family protein, with translation MTHPVIEQINKADKAIVAEDFDTLMDIYTNDAVLVVQPGQNAVGKDAIRKAFEAIAIYFKNGLQVRQQGIEVLETGNSALVLANTIVSAPNYPEVIRKATYVFTKNSEGTWLCSIDNSYGHEIIGTYSK, from the coding sequence ATGACGCATCCAGTTATTGAACAAATTAATAAGGCCGATAAAGCGATTGTTGCTGAAGATTTTGATACGCTCATGGATATTTATACAAATGATGCTGTATTAGTTGTTCAGCCTGGTCAAAATGCAGTAGGTAAAGATGCTATTCGTAAAGCCTTTGAAGCTATCGCTATATATTTTAAAAATGGACTACAAGTAAGACAACAAGGTATAGAAGTTCTTGAAACTGGAAACTCAGCCTTAGTCTTGGCCAATACCATTGTATCAGCACCCAATTACCCTGAAGTAATCCGTAAAGCAACATATGTATTTACAAAGAATTCCGAAGGCACTTGGCTATGCTCGATAGACAATTCATATGGCCATGAAATCATAGGTACGTATTCAAAATAA
- a CDS encoding type II toxin-antitoxin system Phd/YefM family antitoxin has translation MHVFTYTDARNNLKSVLDKVIDDVDVAFITRKEGGHAVVMGQDHYDSLMETLYLLSSPNNASRLNESIAQLRAGKTKHRELIEDDES, from the coding sequence ATGCATGTATTTACATATACGGACGCACGTAACAATTTAAAATCTGTTTTAGATAAAGTAATTGATGATGTAGACGTTGCTTTTATTACAAGAAAAGAAGGTGGCCATGCTGTAGTAATGGGACAAGATCATTATGATAGCTTAATGGAAACGTTATATCTCCTTTCATCTCCAAATAATGCAAGTCGTTTAAATGAATCAATTGCTCAATTACGTGCAGGGAAAACAAAACACAGAGAGTTGATTGAGGATGACGAATCGTAA
- a CDS encoding isochorismatase family protein, translating into MKPVLLIIDVQSTFNPPNWLIQKLEKLLPSVHSIATIELHDESIVPFKSQLNWAPSEFDECPLKVEKVFIKYGYSPTDDLIQYLKGLDTQQVYVCGIQTDTCVLAAGFRLFDAGLFPCLVTDLTVGSSLDRSGNLGIQLWKHHFRSITTSENLSSNTMI; encoded by the coding sequence ATGAAACCAGTCCTGTTAATAATTGATGTTCAATCAACTTTTAATCCTCCTAACTGGTTAATACAAAAATTAGAAAAATTGCTGCCTTCGGTTCATTCAATCGCGACTATAGAACTACATGATGAATCAATAGTTCCCTTCAAAAGCCAGCTAAATTGGGCTCCATCGGAATTTGATGAATGTCCACTAAAAGTAGAGAAAGTATTTATTAAGTATGGATATTCTCCAACAGATGACTTGATTCAGTATTTGAAAGGTTTAGATACTCAACAAGTTTATGTATGTGGTATCCAAACGGATACGTGTGTTCTTGCTGCTGGTTTTAGATTATTTGATGCTGGTCTTTTCCCCTGCTTAGTTACAGATTTAACTGTAGGTTCTTCTTTAGATCGAAGTGGAAATTTAGGAATTCAACTTTGGAAACATCATTTTAGATCAATTACTACATCTGAAAATTTATCTTCTAATACGATGATTTAA
- a CDS encoding Txe/YoeB family addiction module toxin yields MTNRNVEWTDNAWDEYIYWQTQDKKILKRINTLIKECQRTPFEGTGKPEPLKANLSGFWSRRIDEKHRLVYEVTDERISIIQCRFHY; encoded by the coding sequence ATGACGAATCGTAACGTCGAATGGACTGATAATGCCTGGGATGAATATATCTATTGGCAGACACAGGATAAAAAGATACTTAAGCGTATTAATACCTTAATCAAAGAATGTCAGCGAACACCTTTTGAAGGAACAGGAAAACCAGAACCTTTAAAAGCTAATCTTTCAGGATTTTGGAGTCGTAGGATTGATGAAAAGCATAGATTAGTTTATGAAGTGACAGATGAACGAATCTCTATAATTCAATGTCGATTCCATTACTAA